The genomic segment TCAATATTATTCGCAATTTCTGATATAAACGCATCATCTTGTTTATATAAGGTCACACCTATTTTTATTTCTTTAATATCATTACTATAATTTCCTGTTTTTACATTTGCACTACAAGATGATAACACATTAAAAATTGAAACTACTGTTAAAAGCCCTGATAATTTCTTAATTAATCTCACTACAATCCCTCCACCATATGATTCCATCAAGCACCACAATACATTTATACAAAAGTTCATCCTTTCATTTATGGTGCTTATCTAACAAATGGGAATAATAATCTTTGATTTTCTTCCGAATACATATTTTTTGTATTTATAACTGTTGAAGAGATAATGTTATTGGGCATATCTTTTTTATTAATCTTATATACTGCTGATTTTATACTTAGATATCCTACATTAAATTCATTTTGAATAGCTGTTGCACTAATAACCTTATCTTCTAAAAAAGAAAGAATTTTGCTTGTACTTCCTGTCCCATATATCTCTATTGATGCTTTTTCTTTGTTAATACCCATTACATCCTTTTTAGCTTGAGAAACATTCTCTAATAATCCTGCATCAAATGTAACCACAACATCAATATTATTGTTCTCTAACAAACTTTTAGCTTGATTATAATAAGTAGTCTGCTTATCTTCTGAAAAATCCCAAAATGTACATTTGTTATCTGTTCGATTCATAACACTCATGAATCCATTATATCGTTCCTTTACACTGCTGCACTCTAAGTTGTTTTTGATTATTAAAATATTCTTGTTCATATCTCCGTTCTTTATTAATTCTTCCCCCAAGCTAGATCCAAGCTTATAGTTATCACAAGAAATACTAGGCTGAGCATGTTCTGATTTTATAGTAGAATCAAATAATATAATTGGTATCTTTTTTCTAGCATTTTCTATTGGTTCTGCCATTTTCTCGTAATCTGCAGGCGATATAATTATTGCATCTGCCTTATTTTTTATCTCTCGTTCTATAAGTTCTTTCTGCTCGTCAATATTATTATCTTCCGACAAAGTAACAAAACTTACATTAACATTCATTTCTGAAGCTGCCTGCTCTATCCCCTGTCTCATTATCATTAAGCTTTCACTGTTTCTTCCTCTAGTTATAATTGATATGTTGTATATCCTTATATCTTTTTCATGCCACAATGTATTATTTAAGAAAAGTAAGAAAGATAATATTAATAGCAAAAATAAAGTAATAAAAATTTGCTTCCTTTTTCTCTTCACTATTTATCTTCCTCCCTCTTTCTAATTTCATAAAAGTCCACACATGGCATATGAATACGAACTGTTGTCCCTTCATCTGGCTCGCTATAAATTTCGAGTCCATATCTCTTTCCAAAATATAGTTGTATTCTTTCATTAACATTCTTCAATCCTATACCAGAGCTCTTCTTTTCAATCTTGCTTTCACCTGTTAAAAGGCTATTTGCAACATCTTGAAGCATTCCAAGTCCGTTATCTACAACATCAATATATAACTCATTATCTTTTGCATATGCCTTTACTAAAATCTCACCATCTCCCCCCATAAATTCCATACCATGATAAATTGCATTTTCAATTAGCGGTTGAATAATTAATTTAATACTTCCATAATTAAGAACTTTCTCATCAACTTCAATATTATATGTGAATTTATTTTTATACCGTATATTTTGTATGGTCAAATAATTTCGTGCATGCTCAATTTCATCTCTCACTGTTATTATATTTTTGCCTTTACTTAAGCTTATTCTAAAAAGTTTTGCTAACGCAGTTACCATAATTATTGCGCCATCATAATTTTCATTTTCTATCATCCATATGATTGAGTCCAATGTGTTATATAAAAAATGGGGATTAATTTGTGCCTGAAGAGCATTAAGCTCACTTTTTCTTTTTGATTCTTGTTCAATCATTATGTTGTCCATAAGTGTATGCATTTGGTTAACCATAGAACGAATTGCTTTCCCTAAATGCTGAACTTCATATGATCCGCTTATCGAAATATCTACATCTTTTACTCCATTTTCCAATTTCTTCACACACTTTTCTAACAATCGTATTGGGTTAGCTATTCTCGAAGAAACAAACATATTAAGAAATACAAGTATAAAGATGGCGAAAGACATAATGAACACAGCAAATATACTCATTTGGTAATAATCCGAAGTAATATCTAACATTGGTGTAATTCCAACAATTTTCCACCCAGTGTATCCAACAGTTTTAACTGTAACTAATCTTTTTTCTCCTCTGAAAGTTTCTATATGATTTCCATCATCATAAGCTGCTTCAATTTTATTATTTTCATCTATTAAATCTGAATAAATCAATTGCTGCCTAGGATGATAAATAATTTCGCCTTCTCTATCAACTAAATAAACATATCCTGACTTTCCTATATTTGCATTTTTACATATCTGCTCTATTCCACTAAAATTTATATCAACTAACAATACTCCAGATGTTGTTTTCTTATTATTAGTAAGTTCAATAGCCCTACTTAATGATACGACCCAACGATATTTATAATCTGGATCTACAAATAAATTTTGAACATGAGGTGTTGAAAAATGTAAATTTTCTTTCTTATCTATCGCTTTAGTAAACCAATCACTCACTCGTGGATCAATAGAGCTTTTTAATTGTTTTACAGGAGATGCCGCTATAACTTCCCCATCTTGCGAAAAGGCACATATGCTTATAAGTGAATCTTTATTTGTTTCATACAATAAGTCCATTTCTTTATCTATGGTATCTGTAGCCAAATCTTTCTTCTTAATTACATTGTAATAAGTGGTATCAGACACTTTCATCATATTCCTCAGATAAGAATCTAAATTCAAATTTACTTGATCTAACATAGATTTATTATGCTCAGATACCATTTCTTCAGTGGAAGTTATAAAACGAAAATATAAAGCCCCTCCAACAGTAACCATTCCTATAACTGCTATTACGGTAAAAGAAATTGATATTATATGTTGTATACTTCCGCTGTTAACGTAATTTATTGTCTTCTGTATTTTTCTCTTAAACAAATTAAGCATAGTAAAT from the Clostridium beijerinckii genome contains:
- a CDS encoding substrate-binding domain-containing protein, which translates into the protein MKRKRKQIFITLFLLLILSFLLFLNNTLWHEKDIRIYNISIITRGRNSESLMIMRQGIEQAASEMNVNVSFVTLSEDNNIDEQKELIEREIKNKADAIIISPADYEKMAEPIENARKKIPIILFDSTIKSEHAQPSISCDNYKLGSSLGEELIKNGDMNKNILIIKNNLECSSVKERYNGFMSVMNRTDNKCTFWDFSEDKQTTYYNQAKSLLENNNIDVVVTFDAGLLENVSQAKKDVMGINKEKASIEIYGTGSTSKILSFLEDKVISATAIQNEFNVGYLSIKSAVYKINKKDMPNNIISSTVINTKNMYSEENQRLLFPFVR
- a CDS encoding sensor histidine kinase, whose product is MLNLFKRKIQKTINYVNSGSIQHIISISFTVIAVIGMVTVGGALYFRFITSTEEMVSEHNKSMLDQVNLNLDSYLRNMMKVSDTTYYNVIKKKDLATDTIDKEMDLLYETNKDSLISICAFSQDGEVIAASPVKQLKSSIDPRVSDWFTKAIDKKENLHFSTPHVQNLFVDPDYKYRWVVSLSRAIELTNNKKTTSGVLLVDINFSGIEQICKNANIGKSGYVYLVDREGEIIYHPRQQLIYSDLIDENNKIEAAYDDGNHIETFRGEKRLVTVKTVGYTGWKIVGITPMLDITSDYYQMSIFAVFIMSFAIFILVFLNMFVSSRIANPIRLLEKCVKKLENGVKDVDISISGSYEVQHLGKAIRSMVNQMHTLMDNIMIEQESKRKSELNALQAQINPHFLYNTLDSIIWMIENENYDGAIIMVTALAKLFRISLSKGKNIITVRDEIEHARNYLTIQNIRYKNKFTYNIEVDEKVLNYGSIKLIIQPLIENAIYHGMEFMGGDGEILVKAYAKDNELYIDVVDNGLGMLQDVANSLLTGESKIEKKSSGIGLKNVNERIQLYFGKRYGLEIYSEPDEGTTVRIHMPCVDFYEIRKREEDK